One window from the genome of Aquabacterium sp. A3 encodes:
- a CDS encoding chemotaxis protein CheW, producing MTVVEPATSPGASVTHTEDRRQMLRFTLCEALYAMPIEPIREILQVGRMTKVPMMPAFVKGVMNLRGAVVPVLDLGARLGLHGTAIGRRTCIVIVESPLNDGSMQRHGVLVDAVHEVLEVDPSQINAVPALGSRVAPHFISGVVRVKSQSVELLDVGRVFDDQELGQLIASPTEPTLWLH from the coding sequence ATGACAGTCGTCGAACCAGCCACCAGTCCCGGCGCATCGGTGACGCACACCGAAGACCGCCGCCAGATGCTGCGCTTCACCCTGTGTGAAGCCTTGTACGCCATGCCCATCGAGCCCATACGAGAGATTCTGCAAGTGGGCCGCATGACCAAGGTGCCCATGATGCCGGCGTTCGTCAAAGGCGTGATGAACCTGCGCGGCGCCGTGGTGCCGGTGCTGGACCTGGGCGCACGGCTGGGCTTGCACGGCACCGCCATCGGGCGCCGGACCTGCATCGTGATCGTGGAGTCGCCACTGAACGACGGCAGCATGCAGCGTCACGGCGTGCTGGTGGACGCTGTTCACGAGGTGCTGGAGGTCGATCCGTCACAGATCAATGCGGTTCCTGCGTTGGGCAGCCGTGTGGCACCCCACTTCATTTCTGGCGTGGTGCGCGTGAAAAGCCAAAGCGTTGAACTGCTGGACGTTGGTCGGGTGTTTGACGACCAGGAACTCGGCCAGCTCATTGCTTCTCCCACCGAGCCGACGCTGTGGTTACACTGA
- a CDS encoding CheR family methyltransferase, which translates to MVTLTEQGLSRRSFDAVVKYFETQSGIRLGPDKHALVQGRVQKLAHERGERDLDNFVNRVLAGADSGALTQLVDRLTTNETYFFRESEHFQFLAQLVTQPLTGGSFRAWSAASSSGEEAYSIAMVLADRLGLTRPWEVVGTDLSTEVVHKASRALYPISRAKDIPDYYRQRYCLKGHGPHANHMLVARTLRERTRFMTANLLEPLPDIGVFDVIFLRNMLIYFDVATKRDIVQRVVRALKPGGYLLPGHSESLANLDLPLKPVRTAVYQHA; encoded by the coding sequence GTGGTTACACTGACCGAACAAGGCCTGTCGCGTCGCAGTTTCGACGCGGTGGTGAAGTACTTCGAGACGCAGTCCGGCATCCGCCTGGGGCCTGACAAGCATGCGCTGGTGCAAGGCCGCGTTCAGAAGCTGGCCCACGAACGCGGCGAACGCGATCTGGACAATTTTGTGAACCGCGTGCTGGCCGGCGCCGACTCGGGTGCCCTGACCCAACTGGTGGACAGGCTCACCACGAACGAGACCTACTTCTTCCGAGAATCGGAGCACTTCCAGTTTCTGGCGCAGCTCGTCACGCAGCCTTTGACGGGCGGGTCCTTCCGCGCGTGGAGTGCGGCCAGCTCCTCCGGTGAAGAGGCCTACAGCATTGCCATGGTGCTGGCTGATCGTCTGGGGCTCACTCGGCCCTGGGAGGTGGTCGGCACCGACTTGTCGACCGAGGTGGTTCACAAGGCGAGCCGTGCGCTCTACCCGATCTCGCGCGCCAAAGACATCCCCGATTACTACCGACAACGGTATTGCCTGAAGGGACATGGGCCCCATGCCAATCACATGCTGGTGGCCAGAACGCTGCGCGAGCGCACGCGCTTCATGACGGCCAACCTGCTGGAGCCGTTGCCGGACATCGGTGTGTTTGACGTGATCTTCTTGCGCAACATGCTGATCTACTTCGACGTCGCAACCAAGCGCGACATCGTTCAGCGGGTGGTGAGGGCCCTCAAGCCTGGCGGGTACCTTCTGCCTGGCCACTCCGAGTCCCTGGCCAACCTTGATCTGCCGCTCAAGCCGGTTCGCACCGCGGTTTACCAGCATGCCTGA
- a CDS encoding chemotaxis protein CheD, producing the protein MLMPGELFFGERVSDLHTLLGSCVAVTWWHAKRRIGGMCHYLLPCRQRAPGQPRDGKFGDEAIGMMFDATRRAGTRPEEYEVHLYGGADTMPDLERSMRYVGERNIEMGFNLLDELGFSLTGVDVGESVPRTVHLNLLTGEVRMKRGQPARSDDRRSSCPPPSRLR; encoded by the coding sequence ATGCTCATGCCAGGCGAGCTGTTCTTTGGCGAACGGGTTTCTGACCTGCACACCCTGCTGGGCTCATGTGTGGCAGTGACATGGTGGCACGCCAAACGTCGCATCGGCGGGATGTGCCATTACCTGCTGCCTTGCCGACAGCGTGCGCCCGGTCAGCCCCGCGATGGCAAGTTCGGCGATGAGGCCATCGGCATGATGTTCGATGCCACACGGCGCGCAGGCACGCGACCCGAAGAATATGAGGTCCATCTCTACGGCGGCGCCGACACCATGCCCGACCTGGAGCGCTCCATGCGTTATGTGGGTGAGCGCAACATCGAGATGGGTTTCAATCTGCTGGACGAACTGGGCTTCAGCCTGACGGGCGTGGACGTCGGCGAATCGGTTCCACGCACCGTGCACCTCAATTTGCTGACAGGCGAGGTGCGCATGAAACGAGGCCAGCCGGCACGCAGCGATGACAGGAGAAGCTCATGCCCACCCCCATCAAGGTTGCGCTGA
- a CDS encoding protein-glutamate methylesterase/protein-glutamine glutaminase, which produces MPTPIKVALIDDSAVVRKHLADLLTKAGMDIIFTAQDPLFAWPKMQAQWPDVVVLDVEMPRMDGISFLKQIMSHRLTPVVMCSTLTEVGCETTLQALEAGAVGFVTKPKAGLKDFLDDSGNGLVDAVRAAARANLSALPRRATPMPTPTPGGLKSPTAAPFVMPPVPGSPGAMAQTTDRLIAMGLSTGGVQTMEAILTALPRTTAGIVIVQHMPEAFTASLAQRLNHLCDMEVMEARDGDRIMTGRVLIAPGGKHLRVERQGAQYRTRVTDGPLVKRHRPSVDVMLKSVAQAAGRNAMGLLLTGMGDDGAHGLLEMFQAGAETIAQDEASSVVWGMPAEAIKLGAARHVLPLSAMAARICRFSAGS; this is translated from the coding sequence ATGCCCACCCCCATCAAGGTTGCGCTGATCGATGATTCCGCCGTGGTCCGCAAGCACCTTGCAGACCTCTTGACCAAAGCGGGCATGGACATCATCTTCACCGCGCAGGATCCATTGTTTGCCTGGCCCAAGATGCAGGCACAGTGGCCTGACGTGGTGGTGCTGGATGTCGAGATGCCACGCATGGACGGCATATCGTTCCTCAAGCAGATCATGTCGCACCGGTTGACGCCGGTGGTGATGTGCTCGACGCTGACCGAGGTGGGCTGCGAAACCACCTTGCAGGCACTGGAGGCTGGGGCGGTGGGCTTTGTGACCAAGCCCAAGGCCGGGCTCAAGGACTTTCTGGACGACAGCGGTAACGGACTGGTGGATGCGGTTCGTGCCGCAGCCCGGGCCAACCTCAGCGCCCTGCCTCGCAGGGCCACGCCCATGCCGACGCCAACGCCAGGCGGCCTCAAGAGCCCCACCGCTGCGCCCTTCGTCATGCCGCCGGTGCCCGGTTCGCCGGGCGCCATGGCCCAGACCACCGATCGCCTGATCGCCATGGGCCTGTCCACGGGCGGCGTACAAACCATGGAAGCCATTCTGACGGCCTTGCCTCGAACCACTGCGGGCATCGTGATCGTGCAGCACATGCCAGAGGCCTTCACGGCCTCCCTGGCCCAGCGGCTCAATCACCTGTGCGACATGGAGGTCATGGAGGCGCGGGACGGAGATCGCATCATGACTGGACGGGTGCTGATCGCGCCAGGAGGCAAGCACCTCCGCGTAGAACGGCAAGGCGCGCAGTACCGCACCCGGGTGACCGACGGCCCATTGGTCAAGCGCCACCGTCCTTCGGTGGACGTGATGTTGAAGTCGGTGGCCCAAGCCGCAGGGCGAAATGCCATGGGCCTCTTGCTCACCGGCATGGGCGACGACGGCGCGCACGGTCTGCTGGAGATGTTCCAGGCGGGGGCAGAAACGATCGCCCAGGATGAAGCCAGCAGCGTGGTGTGGGGCATGCCAGCGGAAGCCATCAAGCTCGGTGCGGCACGCCATGTGCTGCCGCTGTCGGCCATGGCCGCGCGGATCTGCCGGTTTTCAGCCGGAAGCTGA
- a CDS encoding putative bifunctional diguanylate cyclase/phosphodiesterase: MGNWVSPDVLSQWWLPLALLGVAGLMSAWRAWLAARSKGRSPPPLRTADAGATAQPAKHAPTPPARPEPPAGAAALSDPLTGLMSRLTLEDRLSAASSRAELRGRQLALLCIDIDGFRGIVAQHGQVVGDAVLREVARRLQGMGRTTDALARLAGDQFLMLLDGDPDASAAALVADRVRQAVRRPFLIDTAELHLSCSIGIVMHPEHGPKARLLAHADTALLSAKRAGGNVHCFFEQNLQADPDTEAELHAQLRQALKPSEPGLVLHYQPKVTAQGGHLTGVEALLRWQHPLRGLLRPKDFMSLAERYGLLAPLSQWVLHESCRQLRAWHDQGLHISMAVNLSRQQMRQADLLVQLQDALQTHRLSAEHLIIEVAEGDAMADPRLTTRVFERLHALGVRLSIDDFGSAQGSVPQLRYLPVVEVKIDQRHVQDAEVDTDAQAIVKGLVQLAHALDLRVVAEGVETEAQQDLMRRLGCDELQGYRLAAPMGPEALPSWHSSQGLAT; the protein is encoded by the coding sequence ATGGGCAACTGGGTGAGCCCCGATGTGCTGAGCCAATGGTGGCTGCCGCTGGCCTTGCTGGGCGTGGCGGGCCTCATGTCGGCCTGGCGCGCCTGGCTGGCCGCGCGCTCCAAGGGCCGGTCGCCGCCACCGCTGCGCACCGCCGACGCGGGCGCAACGGCCCAGCCCGCAAAGCATGCCCCCACACCACCGGCACGGCCCGAGCCACCCGCCGGCGCTGCCGCCCTCAGTGACCCCCTCACTGGCTTGATGAGCCGCCTGACGCTCGAAGACCGGCTGTCGGCGGCCAGCAGCCGCGCCGAGCTGCGAGGCCGCCAGTTGGCTCTGCTGTGCATCGACATCGACGGCTTTCGAGGCATCGTGGCGCAGCACGGCCAGGTGGTGGGCGACGCGGTGCTGCGCGAGGTGGCCCGCCGCCTGCAGGGCATGGGGCGCACCACCGACGCCCTGGCCCGTCTGGCGGGCGACCAGTTTCTGATGCTGCTCGATGGCGACCCCGACGCCAGCGCCGCCGCCCTGGTGGCCGACCGCGTGCGACAGGCCGTGCGGCGGCCTTTCCTGATCGACACCGCCGAGCTGCACCTGAGTTGTTCCATCGGCATCGTGATGCACCCCGAGCACGGCCCCAAGGCCCGCTTGCTGGCCCATGCCGACACCGCCTTGTTGTCGGCCAAGCGCGCCGGTGGCAACGTGCATTGTTTTTTTGAACAGAACCTGCAGGCCGACCCCGACACCGAGGCTGAACTGCATGCCCAGTTGCGTCAGGCGCTCAAGCCCTCCGAGCCTGGCCTGGTGCTGCACTACCAGCCCAAGGTGACCGCCCAGGGCGGGCACCTCACGGGCGTGGAGGCCTTGCTGCGCTGGCAGCACCCGCTGCGCGGGCTGTTGCGCCCCAAGGATTTCATGTCGCTGGCCGAGCGTTATGGCCTGCTCGCCCCCTTGAGCCAGTGGGTGTTGCACGAGTCTTGTCGGCAATTGCGGGCATGGCACGACCAGGGGCTGCACATCAGCATGGCCGTCAACCTGTCGCGCCAGCAAATGCGGCAGGCCGACCTGCTGGTGCAGCTGCAAGACGCGCTGCAAACGCACCGGCTCTCGGCCGAACACCTCATCATCGAGGTGGCCGAGGGAGACGCCATGGCCGATCCCCGGCTGACCACACGCGTCTTCGAGCGCCTGCATGCCCTGGGCGTGCGGCTGTCCATCGACGACTTCGGGTCGGCCCAGGGCAGCGTGCCCCAGTTGCGCTACCTGCCGGTGGTGGAAGTGAAGATCGACCAGCGGCACGTGCAGGATGCCGAGGTGGACACCGATGCCCAGGCCATCGTCAAGGGCCTGGTGCAACTGGCGCATGCCCTGGACCTGCGTGTGGTGGCCGAGGGCGTTGAAACCGAAGCACAACAAGACCTCATGCGCCGCCTGGGGTGCGACGAGCTGCAAGGCTATCGCCTGGCCGCGCCCATGGGCCCGGAGGCCCTGCCGTCCTGGCACAGCAGCCAGGGATTGGCGACCTGA
- a CDS encoding BTH_I0359 family protein — protein sequence MHMLYNSDSYAVVQIDLPTPDWTMPDPPALTRGGYEIVDKFARKEVFIEGALAESFKLGVEELIENSPSVEEFDAYLEKFASMANQPVVMH from the coding sequence ATGCACATGCTGTACAACTCGGACAGTTACGCCGTGGTCCAGATCGATCTGCCCACGCCGGACTGGACGATGCCCGATCCGCCGGCCCTCACCCGGGGCGGCTACGAGATCGTGGACAAATTCGCCCGCAAGGAAGTCTTCATCGAGGGCGCCCTGGCCGAGTCTTTCAAGCTCGGCGTGGAAGAGCTGATTGAAAACTCGCCCAGCGTGGAAGAGTTCGACGCGTACCTGGAGAAGTTCGCCAGCATGGCCAACCAGCCGGTCGTGATGCATTGA
- a CDS encoding SDR family NAD(P)-dependent oxidoreductase, which yields MSLNPRLQDWADRTAWVVGASTGIGRATASHLHRLGAQVFVSARNEAALQEFVRDHPGSVAVPLDVTDREAVAAAHAQVMRQARAGGLDLVMYCAGYYQPMRVETFDLDEALRHERINVGGAWHVLAAVLPTLRRQGHGHLSLVASVAGFRGLPKALAYGPTKAALNNMAEVLYLDLQPQGIGVSVINPGFVQTPMTAQNDFTMPALLTPEQAARAIVAGWQSGRFEIHFPWRFTLWLKFLRHLPHRWYFPAVRRVTGG from the coding sequence ATGTCGTTGAACCCTCGGCTGCAGGACTGGGCCGACCGCACGGCCTGGGTGGTGGGCGCCTCCACCGGGATCGGGCGGGCCACGGCCAGCCACCTGCATCGGCTCGGTGCGCAGGTGTTCGTGTCGGCCCGCAATGAGGCCGCCTTGCAAGAGTTCGTGCGCGATCACCCCGGCAGCGTCGCCGTGCCGCTGGACGTGACCGACCGCGAGGCGGTGGCCGCCGCCCACGCCCAGGTGATGCGACAGGCGCGCGCCGGCGGGCTCGACCTGGTCATGTACTGCGCGGGGTATTACCAGCCCATGCGGGTTGAGACCTTCGACCTTGACGAGGCCTTGCGCCATGAGCGCATCAATGTGGGCGGTGCCTGGCATGTGCTGGCCGCGGTGCTGCCCACCTTGCGCCGCCAGGGACATGGCCACCTCAGCCTGGTGGCCAGCGTGGCCGGCTTCAGAGGGCTGCCCAAGGCGCTGGCCTATGGCCCCACCAAGGCGGCCTTGAACAACATGGCCGAGGTGCTGTACCTGGACCTGCAGCCCCAGGGCATCGGCGTGTCCGTCATCAACCCCGGCTTTGTGCAAACCCCCATGACGGCGCAAAACGATTTCACCATGCCCGCGCTGCTCACCCCCGAGCAGGCGGCACGGGCCATCGTCGCGGGGTGGCAGTCCGGGCGGTTTGAAATTCACTTCCCCTGGCGTTTCACATTGTGGTTGAAGTTCTTGCGGCACCTGCCGCACCGCTGGTACTTCCCGGCCGTGCGGCGCGTGACCGGTGGGTGA
- a CDS encoding DUF3833 domain-containing protein, with product MVVLALSTLTGLSGCASPPVPADYAQEQPRLDLRSYFNGPLTAHGVFIDRSGRVVKRFTVKMVGTWNGDTGVLEEDFFYSDGSTERRVWTLKDLGNGRWSGTAADVAGEAVGQSAGNALNWRYTLKLPVDGRVYEVQFDDWMYLMDERVMLNRAVMSKFGFTLGEVLLTFSRP from the coding sequence ATGGTGGTGCTGGCCCTGAGCACCCTGACCGGGCTGTCGGGCTGCGCCAGCCCCCCCGTGCCGGCCGACTACGCGCAGGAGCAGCCCCGGCTGGACCTGCGCAGCTACTTCAATGGTCCGCTGACCGCGCATGGCGTGTTCATCGACCGCTCGGGCCGGGTGGTCAAGCGCTTCACGGTCAAGATGGTGGGCACCTGGAACGGCGACACGGGCGTGCTGGAAGAAGACTTCTTTTACAGCGACGGCAGCACCGAGCGGCGCGTGTGGACGCTCAAGGACCTGGGCAATGGCCGCTGGTCGGGCACCGCAGCCGACGTGGCCGGCGAGGCCGTGGGGCAGTCGGCGGGCAACGCCCTGAACTGGCGCTACACGCTCAAGCTGCCGGTGGACGGTCGTGTCTACGAGGTGCAGTTTGACGACTGGATGTACCTCATGGACGAGCGGGTCATGCTCAACCGCGCCGTCATGAGCAAGTTCGGCTTCACCCTTGGCGAGGTCTTGCTGACCTTCAGCCGCCCATGA
- a CDS encoding MFS transporter: MLSHHASARYGLIGLPLAFAAIPLYVVLPAHYGQTLGVPLGLLGLVLLLTRLADAFIDPWLGRWVDQLLAAGRGRGWMAVAAAALVLGFVAVFFPLVQGQTALVWWAAAAIMFTFVAYSLATVMHLAWGTRLGGEQGQRARLVAWREGFGLVGVVSANVLAVQAGAGWTAAVLALTLLLGWWALVRGPQAGVRPVGAPASPLAADLRLPWRGAGFRRLMAVFLLNGIASAIPATLVLFFIQDGLQATAYAPAFLGGYFLVGALSVPWWVRCIGRLGPMRAWALGMGLSVLAFVGVLALGPGDVAGFGLVCLASGWALGADLTAPGTLLTGVVQRAGHQGQAEGAYAGWWHWATKLNLALAAGLALPALQWLGYSPGAREPDALQALTLAYGVLPCVFKLAALSACWRWRHHHALA, from the coding sequence ATGCTCAGCCACCACGCCAGCGCCCGCTACGGCCTCATCGGCCTGCCTCTGGCGTTCGCCGCCATCCCGCTGTACGTGGTGCTGCCCGCGCATTACGGCCAGACCTTGGGGGTGCCACTGGGCCTGCTGGGGCTGGTGCTGCTGCTGACCCGCCTGGCCGATGCCTTCATCGACCCCTGGCTGGGCCGATGGGTGGACCAACTGCTGGCCGCCGGTCGCGGGCGGGGCTGGATGGCGGTGGCCGCGGCGGCACTGGTGCTGGGCTTTGTCGCCGTGTTCTTTCCGCTGGTGCAGGGCCAGACCGCCTTGGTGTGGTGGGCCGCCGCCGCGATCATGTTCACCTTCGTGGCCTACAGCCTGGCCACGGTGATGCACCTGGCCTGGGGCACGCGCCTGGGGGGGGAGCAGGGGCAGCGGGCGCGGCTGGTGGCCTGGCGTGAAGGCTTCGGCCTGGTGGGCGTGGTGAGCGCCAACGTGCTGGCCGTGCAGGCGGGCGCCGGCTGGACGGCGGCGGTGCTGGCGCTCACCTTGTTGCTGGGGTGGTGGGCCCTGGTGCGTGGGCCTCAGGCAGGCGTTCGCCCTGTCGGTGCGCCGGCATCCCCCCTGGCCGCCGACCTGCGCTTGCCCTGGCGCGGGGCGGGTTTTCGGCGGCTGATGGCGGTTTTTTTGCTCAACGGCATCGCCAGCGCCATCCCGGCCACCCTGGTGCTGTTTTTCATCCAGGACGGCTTGCAGGCCACCGCCTATGCCCCGGCCTTTCTGGGGGGCTACTTTCTGGTGGGGGCCTTGAGTGTGCCCTGGTGGGTGCGCTGCATTGGCCGGCTGGGGCCCATGCGGGCCTGGGCGCTGGGCATGGGCCTGAGCGTGCTGGCCTTCGTCGGGGTGCTGGCCCTGGGGCCGGGTGACGTGGCCGGCTTTGGCCTGGTCTGCCTGGCCAGCGGTTGGGCCCTGGGCGCCGACCTGACGGCCCCTGGCACGCTGCTCACCGGCGTGGTGCAGCGTGCCGGGCACCAAGGCCAGGCCGAAGGAGCCTACGCAGGCTGGTGGCACTGGGCCACCAAACTCAACCTGGCGCTGGCCGCCGGCCTGGCCTTGCCCGCGCTGCAGTGGCTGGGCTACAGCCCGGGCGCCCGAGAGCCCGACGCCTTGCAGGCGCTCACCCTGGCGTATGGCGTGTTGCCCTGCGTGTTCAAACTGGCCGCCCTGAGCGCCTGCTGGCGCTGGCGGCATCACCATGCCCTGGCCTGA
- a CDS encoding cyclopropane-fatty-acyl-phospholipid synthase family protein: MKPSSSTLNPANHDRLTLPGDAPAAARAVLRLLQRLRVGTLELQLPDGSTARMGHARAVGDAEPRAGLILHDWAVCSRVLKSGDIGFAEGYIDGQWSTPDLTALLKLCIANREHIESAIYGHWWGRLIYRIRHLLNHNSRTNSRKNIQAHYDLGNDFYRLWLDPTMSYSSAWFEGELKGDLVQAQRAKVKRALTAAGVEPTAGAAPTRVLEIGCGWGGLAEIAAAEHGAHVTGVTLSDEQLAWARERMARAGLAERADLRLQDYRDIRDEPFDALVSIEMFEAVGQSYWPGYFDTVARCLKPGARACIQTITIHDDLFERYSRSTDFIQQYIFPGGMLPSDQVFRQHAARAGLEVVDAMAFGPDYAETLRRWRTAFHAHLREVQGLGFDARFQRIWEFYLAYCEAAFDMGNTNVVQYTLRKPG, from the coding sequence ATGAAGCCTTCTTCCAGCACGTTGAACCCCGCCAACCACGACCGCCTCACCCTGCCGGGTGATGCCCCTGCGGCGGCGCGCGCCGTCTTGCGGCTGCTGCAGCGCCTGCGCGTGGGCACGCTGGAGTTGCAACTGCCCGATGGCAGCACCGCCCGCATGGGGCACGCCCGCGCCGTCGGTGATGCCGAGCCCCGCGCCGGACTCATCCTGCACGACTGGGCCGTTTGCAGCCGGGTGCTGAAATCCGGTGACATCGGCTTTGCCGAGGGCTACATCGACGGGCAGTGGAGCACCCCCGACCTGACCGCCTTGCTCAAGCTGTGCATCGCCAACCGCGAGCACATCGAATCGGCCATCTATGGTCACTGGTGGGGCCGCCTGATCTACCGCATCCGCCACCTGCTCAACCACAACTCACGCACCAACAGCCGCAAGAACATCCAGGCCCACTATGACCTGGGCAACGACTTCTACCGCTTGTGGCTGGACCCGACCATGAGCTACTCCAGCGCCTGGTTCGAGGGTGAGCTCAAGGGTGATCTGGTGCAGGCCCAGCGTGCCAAGGTCAAGCGTGCACTGACGGCCGCCGGGGTGGAGCCCACGGCGGGCGCGGCCCCCACGCGCGTGCTGGAGATCGGTTGTGGCTGGGGCGGGCTGGCTGAAATCGCCGCCGCCGAGCATGGCGCGCACGTGACGGGCGTGACCTTGTCGGACGAGCAACTGGCCTGGGCGCGCGAGCGCATGGCGCGCGCCGGCCTGGCCGAACGTGCCGACCTGCGCCTGCAGGATTACCGGGACATCCGCGACGAGCCCTTTGATGCGTTGGTGTCCATCGAGATGTTCGAGGCCGTGGGGCAGTCGTACTGGCCAGGCTACTTCGACACCGTGGCCCGGTGCCTCAAGCCGGGGGCCCGCGCCTGCATCCAGACCATCACCATCCACGACGATCTGTTCGAGCGCTACAGCCGCTCCACCGACTTCATCCAGCAGTACATCTTCCCGGGGGGCATGCTGCCCAGCGACCAGGTGTTCCGCCAGCACGCGGCCCGCGCCGGTCTGGAGGTGGTGGACGCCATGGCCTTCGGCCCGGATTACGCTGAAACCTTGCGCCGCTGGCGCACGGCCTTCCATGCCCACCTGCGCGAGGTGCAGGGCCTGGGCTTCGATGCGCGCTTCCAGCGCATCTGGGAGTTCTACCTGGCCTACTGCGAAGCCGCCTTCGACATGGGCAACACCAACGTCGTGCAGTACACCCTGCGCAAGCCTGGCTGA
- a CDS encoding DUF1365 domain-containing protein encodes MSAAAVPQIGFGLVIHQRLKPARHAFRYGNYFCLLPMRALARQPAPLLHRNRWGWLSFHDADHGDGGPDALAWLDGVLRAHGVWHDDLAQGEVWLQTYPRVLGYVFKPVSFWYVHRPDGELHAVVAEVNNTFGERHLYLLHGESLRWGHEQRASKAFHVSPFCRVEGHYRFRFMRTAQRLVARVDHHDDAGPILLTSISGALQPWSRASVRQAITRWPWMTLGVIARIHWQALRLWLKRVPFFSKPPAPTEFVTDPLSRPTGPTP; translated from the coding sequence ATGAGCGCTGCAGCGGTCCCCCAGATTGGTTTCGGGCTGGTGATCCACCAGCGCCTCAAACCGGCGCGACATGCGTTTCGCTACGGCAACTACTTCTGTCTGTTGCCCATGCGGGCGCTGGCCCGCCAACCCGCGCCGCTGCTGCACCGCAATCGCTGGGGCTGGCTGAGCTTTCACGACGCCGACCACGGTGATGGTGGTCCGGACGCGCTGGCCTGGCTGGATGGCGTGCTGCGTGCCCATGGGGTGTGGCATGACGATCTGGCCCAAGGCGAGGTCTGGCTGCAAACCTACCCGCGTGTGCTGGGTTATGTGTTCAAGCCCGTGAGCTTTTGGTATGTGCACCGCCCGGACGGTGAGCTGCACGCCGTGGTGGCCGAGGTCAACAACACCTTCGGCGAGCGCCACCTGTACCTGCTGCACGGCGAATCGCTGCGCTGGGGGCATGAACAGCGTGCCAGCAAGGCCTTCCACGTGTCGCCCTTTTGCCGGGTCGAGGGGCACTACCGCTTTCGGTTCATGCGCACCGCCCAGCGGCTGGTGGCCCGGGTGGACCACCACGACGACGCGGGCCCCATCCTGCTGACGTCCATCAGCGGCGCCTTGCAGCCCTGGAGCCGTGCCAGCGTGCGCCAGGCCATCACGCGCTGGCCCTGGATGACGCTGGGTGTCATCGCGCGCATCCATTGGCAGGCCCTGCGCCTGTGGCTCAAGCGTGTGCCCTTCTTCAGCAAACCACCCGCCCCAACGGAATTCGTCACCGACCCTCTGTCCCGCCCCACAGGACCGACACCATGA